A single genomic interval of Adhaeribacter pallidiroseus harbors:
- a CDS encoding DNA-directed RNA polymerase subunit omega produces MAVSSSIITRNMADFADETGNVYESVAIISKRANQISVKIKEELNSKLAEFATTVDNLEEIFENREQIEISKYYERMPKPTNLAIEEFLEGKVFFRRPDAEEETSGL; encoded by the coding sequence ATGGCAGTTTCATCTTCAATTATTACCCGCAACATGGCCGATTTCGCCGACGAAACGGGAAACGTATACGAATCGGTAGCAATTATTTCCAAAAGAGCCAATCAAATTTCGGTTAAAATTAAAGAAGAGTTAAACTCTAAATTAGCGGAGTTTGCTACTACCGTAGATAACCTGGAAGAGATTTTTGAAAACCGCGAGCAAATCGAAATCTCGAAATACTACGAGCGCATGCCTAAACCAACGAACCTAGCCATCGAAGAATTTTTAGAAGGCAAAGTATTTTTCCGTCGCCCGGATGCCGAAGAAGAAACTTCCGGTTTATAA
- a CDS encoding outer membrane protein assembly factor BamD: MTRTSYITVISAFFILVLSACSDYNKILKSTNADTKYQAALKYYEKQDYYRASTLLEELIPVLKGRPEAEKAQFYFAYTQFYQRSYPLSSFHFKSFYDTYPRSEYAEEALFMHAKSLYRDSPTFNLDQTSTYTAIEAIQDFLNRYPASKMKDEADKMYQELSAKVERKAFESARIYASMRYYQAAVTAFNNFQRSFPSSNYNEEASFLRLEAQYNLAERSVADKQRERYLETVAFYQDLVDKYPKSKYLKNAESFFDKSTKQLERLKDTTKGPSTASK, translated from the coding sequence ATGACCAGAACCTCTTATATCACAGTTATATCGGCATTTTTTATTTTGGTGCTGAGTGCCTGCAGTGATTACAACAAAATCCTGAAAAGCACCAACGCCGATACAAAATACCAGGCGGCCTTAAAATATTACGAAAAGCAGGATTATTACCGGGCCAGTACTTTGTTGGAAGAGTTAATTCCGGTACTAAAAGGTCGGCCGGAAGCGGAAAAAGCCCAATTTTATTTTGCTTATACGCAGTTTTACCAGCGCTCTTACCCGTTGAGTTCTTTTCATTTTAAATCGTTTTACGACACGTACCCGCGGAGCGAGTATGCCGAAGAAGCACTTTTTATGCACGCGAAATCGCTGTACCGCGATTCGCCTACTTTTAACCTCGATCAAACCAGTACCTACACGGCCATCGAAGCGATTCAGGACTTCCTAAACCGGTATCCGGCGAGTAAAATGAAAGATGAAGCCGATAAAATGTACCAGGAGCTGTCGGCGAAAGTAGAACGCAAAGCTTTTGAAAGTGCCCGCATTTATGCCTCTATGCGATATTATCAGGCAGCGGTAACGGCCTTCAACAACTTTCAGCGCAGTTTTCCTTCTTCTAACTATAACGAAGAGGCCTCTTTTTTAAGGTTAGAAGCCCAGTATAACTTAGCAGAGCGTAGTGTAGCGGATAAACAACGGGAACGTTATTTAGAAACTGTTGCCTTTTATCAGGATTTAGTAGATAAGTACCCGAAAAGCAAATATTTAAAAAATGCCGAAAGCTTTTTTGATAAAAGCACTAAGCAACTCGAAAGATTAAAAGACACGACCAAAGGACCAAGTACGGCCAGCAAGTAG